From the Aquarana catesbeiana isolate 2022-GZ linkage group LG10, ASM4218655v1, whole genome shotgun sequence genome, the window atatatatattgtacataagCTCActataatatatagtgtatattgaatATATGTGTTTACATATTGTATATATTTCTATTTTGTATGTTTGTATAGAgtatgtacagtgtgtgtgtgtgtatatatatatatatatatatatatatatatatatatatatacacacacacacacacacacacacacacacacacacagttacagGAGGTTTATTCTGGAATGCAGATACAAAGTGAGTGTGCCCAAGCAGTATATTATTATGTACACACACACTATTTATATAAAACacacagaccttaatcctatatacacacacacactatatataaacATCCCtatgttatatacacacacacacatgaggcccctcccctctgtaaaaCGATCACTTTTTAAAGACGATGGAGAAGAGTCTTGCAGGTATTCAGTGGGCTGTGCGGCTGCTTCCTACACACCTGATTTTGGTTTTACTTATTATTTGTTCCATCCCCATTGTACATGTGCAATACGGCACCACAGCTGCTCCCCCCGGGGTCTGGGACATGGTTTGTGGCTCCCACTGACTTCAATGGACAGCTTTGGTAAGCAGCACAGTGGATTGctttacagaggggaggggcctcatatctatctatctatctctctatctatctatcgtgtgtgtgtgtatataatgtatggatgtttttatatatatatatatatatatatatatatagcatgtgTGTAGGATTACAGTCTGTGTGTTTTataaatagtgtgtgtgtatacataatatactgtgtatatattttaCACACCCATGCAATATGATACAATGGTGAGGCACATGTAGTCCGCTCAATATAGTCTGTACATTCATCAGCCGGCTCTCATCCACCACCAATATACTGTAAGTACAGTTCATATAACACTGAAGAGGCACAGATACTTTTGCTCTCAATagaatagtgtgtgtgtataatatatacagtaaaaccttagattgggagcataattcattccagaaacatgcttgatTATTTTCATAGaataaactcagatgatttgttccacaaccacttattcataaatccttcaaggagttttaaaggcagaagttttcttttttttatcataatgcattctatgcattaagattaaaaaaaaaaccttctgtgtgtagcaaccccccaattacttacctgagccccgtctctTTCCTGTGATCTCCACGAATGGCTaaaccatccgggacactcctcctcctgattggctgagacacagcagcggcgccattggcccccgtggctgtcaatcaaagtcagtcagccgatcgggaaagagggggcggggctgggtcgggggctccgtgtctgaatggacacacagagttgtgactcggctcgggtgccccccataggaagctgcttggcACTCgataagagggaggggccaggagcagcaaagagggacccgagaagaggaggatccgggctgctctgtgcaagagcatgtaagtataacatgtttgttatgggttttttgttttttttttgttttcttttttttaaacgagactttacaatcactttaaaggggttgtaaagttatttatttttttttttttaaaataacaaacatgttatacttaccttcactgtgcagctcgttctgcacagagtggccctgaacctgctcttctggggtccctcggcggctgtttcagctcctccccgcaagcatttaccaccttcatgcgagctccctcgcacggtggtgagtgcttgcgggcgcgctcccgtgatacagccggcggctatagccgctcgctgtatcactcggccccgccccccggcgcgccgcgtcatcggatgtgattgacagcagcgcgagccaatggctgcgctgctttcaatccatccactgcagccaatcagcgaccaggctgagctgcaatgaagctgacgaggacgaggagcgaagattcgaggcgtcaggtaagtaaaacggggggcctgggggcggcggtactgtcaaaagttttttcaccttaatgcatagaatgcattaaggtgaaaaaatttttacctttacaacccctttaagtctgtagtccatataaaaagattatagcgatgtgatctggttgtgtaaccataaaatgtccatccacaaatggaagcctccacaaggggattagaagcaaaatccagcaggagctccagagtataaaagagaagagaggcacctctaagtgtagcaatatggttacatttaatgaaggtacaacatttagcaactcacatggttgatgattaaaagaggcacatctaagaatggaggcatccggggtaaagttgtccacatagaccatcccccgcaccgccgtcTCTCACCGCTTTCAGTCTGCAAtcctgaccgggaagactaccctgcagtagagcgatctgaaagcgaggcttggaccactcgtggagcgcagagtggaagggatgacatcgatgGCGGTGCGGNNNNNNNNNNNNNNNNNNNNNNNNNNNNNNNNNNNNNNNNNNNNNNNNNNNNNNNNNNNNNNNNNNNNNNNNNNNNNNNNNNNNNNNNNNNNNNNNNNNNNNNNNNNNNNNNNNNNNNNNNNNNNNNNNNNNNNNNNNNNNNNNNNNNNNNNNNNNNNNNNNNNNNNNNNNNNNNNNNNNNNNNNNNNNNNNNNNNNNNNNNNNNNNNNNNNNNNNNNNNNNNNNNNNNNNNNNNNNNNNNNNNNNNNNNNNNNNNNNNNNNNNNNNNNNNNNNNNNNNNNNNNNNNNNNNNNNNNNNNNNNNNNNNNNNNNNNNNNNNNNNNNNNNNNNNNNNNNNNNNNNNNNNNNNNNNNNNNNNNNNNNNNNNNNNNNNNNNNNNNNNNNNNNNNNNNNNNNNNNNNNNNNNNNNNNNNNNNNNNNNNNNNNNNNNNNNNNNNNNNNNNNNNNNNNNNNNNNNNNNNNNNNNNNNNNNNNNNNNNNNNNNNNNNNNNNNNNNNNNNGGCGTAGGGTGtccaaaaaaaaactattattcgaatcgtgaatcgaggtttttttttttttttttttttttttttttttttttgagaatatcACCCAGCTCTACATCCAGCTCCCACCGTCCTCCTCTTGGCTCCGTGGAGCCGAAAGTAAGTGCATCTCTGTCCCCCTTcttccgtgcaatcttctgggacacatcacaggtcccagaagattgcccggcccaTCACAGCGCGCAGCGCGGCTCTCACGCCCTTCTGTGTAGCCCACAGCCGGCgcgcccacagtcacaatgccggcGCAGAGGAGAGGAGCGAAGCTTCGGTTCGCCCTGCATCGCTGGAACCGcgtgacaggtgagtgtccgattttattataaaagtttttttttatatgggtggaactccgctttaacaagggCACAGAGAGCAATTAAAATCTggtaggggttctaatccctctccagtcTGTCCAcaactaaaaaaatacattttgacacTCGCTCTACATAattaaaacatctttttttttttttttttttttgctagacaattatttagaacccctaaacattatatattgtatttttttagcagaggccctttaggtgtgatggtgaaccttggcacccagatgttttggaaactACATTTCAgaggtgcatgagcatcatgggaaatgtaggttccaaaacatctggggtgccaaggttcaccatcactgtcctatagaatagaatggtgggtgttgcattttttttttttttttggtcacggtatttgtgcagcggtttttcaaacacatttttttatataatttaataaaacattaagtgccggttcacactggagcaGCTTCAAAAGTCGCAGCCCGACTCTGAAAGCCGCCACCCCACAGCACGACCTCAGCGCAGCTTGCAAGTGACTTCTTCAATAGGAggcaatgcaagccgctccgaaagtcgccccccccccccccccccccccccccaagtagtacaggatcctttttctaagtcggagcgacttgattcggttccattgcactgcatggagcgcaacttgtcaggcggctaagtcgccggacagaccgccccagtgtgaaccggcacttaagttaaccctatttttattattttgtatattgtgaaagatgatgttacaccgagtaaatagataccaaacatgtcatgctttaaaactgcatccgcccgtggaatggcggcaaactacggtacttaaaattctccattggTGACGATTTAAActccttttacaggttaccagtttagagtcgcACAGGAGGTtcggtgctagaattattgctctcgctctgactttCGCAACAATCCCTCACGTGTGGTGCAATCGCCCTTTACGGTGCGGGAGTGACGTATGCGTTCACATTACGCGTAAGCACGGTGGACAGGCGcattaacattttttattataataataattattttctgcaaattaattttttttttttttacaccttttttttgggATTAACTTTatagctatcacaagggatgaatcccttgtgacagcattggCCGTGACAGgtatggagagatctggtgtctattggaccccaaatctctcctctggcctcaaatatagccgatcagacacagatcgatctgattggctgctttcctggTTGCTAACGGCCAGGTAAATTACAGAGGCAGAACCGGAAGAGATTAATTCCTTGTCGTTTCTGGGGTTACAGAGAGGGATGAAtgatatctgtctgtctgtctgtctgtctctgtccgtctctctgtctctgtccgtctctctgtctctgtccgtctctctgtctctgtccatctctctgtctctgtccgtctctctgtctctgtccgtctctctgtctctgtccgtctctctgtctctgtccgtctctctgtctctgtccgtctctctgtctctgtccgtctctctgtctctgtccgtctctctgtctctgtccgtctctctgtctctgtccgtctctgtccgtctctctgtctctgtccgcCTCTCTGTCTCTGtccgtctctctgtctctgtccgtctctctgtctctgtccgtctctctgtctctgtccgcCTCTCTGTCTCTGTCCGCCTCTCTGTCCGTCTCTCTGTCCGTCTCTCTGTCCGTCTCTCTGTCCGTCTCTCTGTCCGTCTCTCTGTCCGTCTCTCTgtccgtctgtctgtctgtctgtctgtccgtctgtctgtctgtctgtctgtctgtctgtctgtctgtctgtctgtctgtctgtctgtctgtctgtctgtctgtctgtctctctgtctctctgtctgtctgtctgtctgtctgtctgtctgtctgtctgtctgtctgtctgtctgtctgtctgtctgctctgtctgtctgtctgtctgtctgtctgtctgtctgtctgtctgtctgtctgtctctctgtctgtctgtctctctgtctgtctgtctgtctgtctgtctgtctgtctgtctctctgtctgtctgtctgtctgtctgtctgtctgtctgtctgtctgtctctctgtctgtctctctgtctgtctctctgtctgtctgtctgtctgtctgtctgtctgtctgtctgtctgtctgtctgtctctctgtctgtctgtctctctgtctgtctgtctctctgtctgtctgtctctctgtctgtctgtctgtctgtctgtctgtctgtctgtctgtctgtctgtctgtctgtctgtctctctgtctgtctgtctgtctgtctgtctgtctgtctctctgtctgtctctctgtctgtctgtctgtctctctgtctgtctctctgtctgtctgtctgtctctctgtctgtctgtctgtctctctgtctgtctctctgtctctctgtctgtctctctgtctctctgtctctctgtctgtctctctgtctgtctgtctgtctctctgtctgtctgtctctctgtctgtctctctgtctgtctctctgtctgtctctctgtctgtctctctgtctgtctgtctgtctgtctgtctctgtctgtctctctgtctgtctctctgtctctctgtctgtctgtctgtctctctgtctgtctcgccaCTGGCCGCATCGCTCCCGGGCTCTGCGATTTGATggtagagagaggggggtgtaACCAACTTCTGCCATCCGCAGAAGTGATTGAGTGGTTAATTAGCCACTCGGATCACTACTGCCtgatagggaatcgccggctgaaaagatgCATACAGGGGGGATGCCTGTAGTTGCACCCATCATCCCAGTATAATGGTAGTACACTGATCTCCTCCATTTCATTAAATTGCTCTGTGACTGGTGGAGTTGGGGAGGAATGTCACATCTCTTTCTCCAGTCACAAAAAGTTTCACATTCATTAAAAGGAATGCAGCatcttttatgaatggaggaggtgctgAGTGAGCAGGCCAGAAGACACTCACTGATCTTTCTGGGCTGCTTTCTCTGCAAATCCTCCATTCAGAAAAAAACTTGTATTCTTTGTGAATGTAAGGCATTCTGTCATTGGAGGGAGAAAGATTGTACTGCTTATTTCTACCTCCAGTTCTCAGTGAAAGGCAGTCTTCAGCTCAGTTCCCAGCCCATCGGTCAcgcccctctgacatgtttcacccacactGGGCTTAATCGTAGAGGTGACCTCAAAGCTGAAGCCTGTCTTTCATTTAGCTCACATTGGAGTTATTTGCACTGTGCGGCAGTTCCTCCATACCGACAAGAGAAAAGTCACTAATCACCGTGGGTAGCTCGCTTGGCACCTTCTCCAATCATAAAAAGCCTTGCATTCTTTTCAGTGAATGCAAGATATTCAGTCATCGGAGAAGGGGAGTGTGACTTTTATCCACACCACCTCCAATCACAGAGCACTTTGCTTTCATTGGAAATATCATaatttttatgaatggaggaggtgccaAACGGGCGAGCCACTGCGATCTGTCTACTACAAGTCTCAGCGCCGACAGGGCACTGCTGCCTGGAATACAAGCAAGATATGTAGCAAAGAGGACACTGCGCCAATACTGAGCAAGTCGAAGGGTTGTTTAAAATTGCCTTAGAGCTATTGCGAAGCCACACCAAAGATTCCGGGTGCCGCTCCACCACGTGCTAGGAGTGCAGGCTGGGAAAGGAGCTTGTCTCGGCTCGTTAAATACAACTATAAGAAATGGAAGCATCTCAGGTGCCGCACATCCCACAACCAAAACCCAGCGTCATCACTAGAAAAAGGAGCCTCTGTCCAGGCCACGCTACCTCCAACgtgtttcaccctcccacagggcttGATCATTAAGGCCCTCAATGACTGAGCGCCATGGGTGTGACAAAACGTGTTGCAGGGGGGTGTGTGGCCTGGACGGAGTCTGGGCTGAAGCTGCTATTACTGCAGACACCGCTGGGTTTTGTTTGCGGGGTGTGCGCAGCACCTTGGACGCTTCCTTTTCTTATGCATTAGGGTTATGTTATGTAGCCAGGTTAGATCAAGGGTTTCCAAACTCTCAAAGGGCCAGACTTTGACTCGGGcagactttggggtggggggagactAAGAATAGGAAACGTACCaacgtcagtggggggggggggggggggggggaacagtgtcccatctttggtgtcactgggatgaattgggccccattgttggtgtcgttgggccccattgttggtgtcgttgggccccattgttggtgtcgttgggccccattgttgtcagtggaaggaattgtgccccattgttggtatcagtagatgtagtgccccaagggccagataaaagccagCACAGGGCcggagtttggagaccactgggttaGATGGtggcagtcctttttttttttaaagtgacggTGCCTTTTTTTTATTATCCAAATCGAAGTCCTTCCTGCAAAGTAAAAGGTTGGCTTCCTCCCACTGGCATAAGACATATATGACTCAGCTGGACGTCATGCCCAGCCACTGCTCACATGCATCCATAGGGCTCCTAGGTTCTGTGCTGTGAGATCTTCCTTCCCCCTAGTGTCTCTGTTGTGTAGGGATCAGTGGAATGAACTACATCATGTGGGGGGGGGCAGGCATCCAATACTGCAAGAAGACTCCAAAGATCAGCGATGCAGGagggttaattaaccacttcccgcccacagGACGACCCCACCTGGGAGACCGGGGACTGAAGTAAGCAATTCCACTGGCTTGCCATAGGGGAGACTGGAACGTccccgatcatctctatggtctaggacaCCGGAAGGGACGAGTATTTTGTCACTTTTGGTTTTGGCAGATTGTAAACAAGGCACTAAGGGCTTATTAAAGCATCCGATCAAACCAATCttggtttgatctgatgcttttaagtgcagaggagagatctgggtctaatagaccccagatgtctcagtaaagaggacctgtcactgtccatgctatcacatgtgatgttgTTCTTCCTTTGTGATGACAATATAAGTGCTAAAAAATTTAATAACggtgtaaaaatgtataaaatttgaaaaaaaataaaaatgtaaatcgccCCGGTGCTCATGCGCAAGGGGCGAACGCATACCCAAGTCCCACagacatatgtaaatggtgatctcaccacacgtgaggtatcttaGTGAATGTcggagagagcaataattctagcaccagaccccctGGGGAacacaaaactggtaacctgtaaaggctttttaaagtgTCTCCAATGGCGATTTATAGGTACCGCAGTTTGGCGCCGTTCCATgcgaaattttaaagcgtgacatgttgggtatctatttactcggcataacatcaacttttatattctaccaaaaaaataggtattatattgtgtttgtgtgcattaaactTCACTAaagtgcatttaaaaaataaaaacactgcgcaaataccgtgtaacatataaaaaaaattgtttaaaaaaaaataataataaatataatattattattaataataaaaatgtgtatatatatatattatttattattattggtttatttGTGTTTTAGAAATGGCACAATTTGCCTGGGTGGGAAGTAGTTGACTTTTTTAttctgatattttttatttttttttttttttacagtttttaagaCTTTTACGCTTTACTAATCTGATAATTATTCACTTATATCTCTATCTCTCGGCAGCTAACTACTTCTCCTCAAGGATGGCGGACGCGGTTCATTACATCCACCTGCAGAACTTTAGTAAGAGTCTCCTGGAAACCCTGAATGCCCAGCGTCTGGGTGGACATTTCTGCGACGTCACCGTGCATATCCATGACGCGACTCTACGAGCCCATCGCTGTGTGTTGGCGGCAGGCAGCCCCTTCTTCCATGACAAGCTTCTCCTGGGTTACTCTGAGATCGAGGTCCCACCAGTGGTACCAACGCAGGTGGTACAGCAGTTGGTAGAGTTCATGTACAGCGGGTCGCTGGTTGTAGCCCAGTCCGAGGCTCTGCAGATCTTGACGGCAGCCAGTATCCTTCAAATTAAAACCGTCATTGACGAATGCACGCAGATCATATCGCAGAGCAGGGCGAACAAGCCCGTGACTATCGCCGGAGCGATGGCGCCTTGCGGACCTCAGAGTCGCTCCTCCATGAACAAAATCCAAGAGCAGCCCGCCAAGGATGCGGACTGCTCGGCTTCTTTGGCGATAAGAGACTCTGGTTGCTCCTTGCCGTCTTCTTTACGAACCAACGACATGGAGATCATGTCTCAGATGGGGACAGTTAGCGAAGCGCCAAAGTTGCTCTGTGCCTCGGAAGTGCGCTACAAGTTGAGGGACATGCTGTCGTCGCAGCAGCGGCAGATTCCGGAAGTCCGGGAGATCGCGGTATCGGAGGTCGAGCACGTCTCAGACAACGACGGAATGACGACGGCTTACTTGACCCAAGCGGAGGCTCCTCAGAGCTGCCACAGCCGGAAACAACGCCAGCCGGTGCGTCTTCAGATCTCCGACTCTGTCCCTGTGATCATTAAGgatgaagaggaggaagaggaggaggaggaggatgacggGAACGGTAAAGAGGATCTAGAGGAGGAGAAGGTGACACCGGTGTTCACAGAGTGTAGCGGAGGGTTTACCAGCTGCAGCGAAACCGAGAAAGTCAGAAGTCCGGACGATAAAGTCCGTAACGCCGGCAACGGGCGGAAAGACTCAACGACCGGCCAGATGGAATTTCCTGCCGAGGGGCAGGACTTCTTTTCCAACCAGGATGTCTTTTCAGAAACGTTTATTCCTCCTTGGCAAAACGAAGAGAACCTGTCAGAGGGCAATAGGGAGACTGCGATGGACACTGCAGACAAATTCAGGTCGGACTGTAGTTTGGAGGGCTCGAGCCTTAGGAACCTGGCTGTAGTGGCTAGCTCTGACTTCAAGTCCAGCCCCCCCTTTAATGCCCGAGTCGGGGAGTCCAGGGGGCTTCCGTTTGTGGCGTCTGTCCTTAACCGAGACCTGAAGAACTCCGTCTCGGCCGCTGTGGCCACGAGTTCTTCCAGCATCTTCCAGTTTCACCTGACGCACCCGAACCAAAATCAGCCTGCGGTCACGCAGGGTTTTTTCAGCGTGCAGCAAGAAGGTGCCGGCAACGTCGTCCAAATGAATTCTAATATAGTCCCTGGAAACCTGCAGAACGACCAGACCCAGCGCCCGGGACCCTCCCGAAACCCCGAACCGtcttatgtctgcagtcactgtcAGAAGACCTTCAGTTCTCGGAAGAACTACACCAAACACATGTTCATCCATTCTGGTAAGTGCTCTGCGGTTTGGCTTATAGCTGTAACTTAAAAACGtgttttctcccctccccccttggtGATCggcccagtaacacacctcctgtattagcgcCTACACTCTGGATAAAGGGGCACAGGGGGAAcctttttggacagcagcattgtcagtctggggggaaggggagtgttagatggactagcagatttacagacactaacaaattgaagccaaactccatctaaCACTTTATCAGttacagcaaatttttttttttttttttcctttttgcgacacaggttttacatgaataaaagctgatcattgtaagcactcgtGTCAGTGTTGACCACTTTTCGACTCACGTTTCAAACGGTTTAcctggtattttttttaatatttttttgatcgGCCGGCGATTCTGTTTCTCATAAAAGCTGTCTGAGTGGCTGATTAGCCGCTAGATTGCTTTTGGAAGAGGCAGGAGGGGGTGGTCCGGCCGCTCGCCGTTTtttttctcgggcttaccgttctTACCAGGAAACTATGCGATGGTTCGCATGGCTGGTCATAGAGGAGAACAGAGACAAGATATTCTCAGATCgcctctatgatcttggaggaccaggccaatgtcatgatgtcacttatGGTCAATGGCGGGAGAAAACTTtgatctcacattttttttttccctttcttttgctTTCAGAGGTACAGGagtgatttggggtcttatagacttcggatctctccataaagaggacctgtctatcatgcttatttcttttacaagggatgtacTTTAcactcttgtaataggaataaaagaaattaaagggacagtgtaaaaataagcaaaataaatgataataacattttttttttaagggccccaTCCCGCTGTGGTCGCGCACAGAAGCAAATACATATACGTAAGTCACGCACGTATATGTAATCTGTATTCAAACCACACTCGAGGATTTCGCCGCAAACATttgaacgagagcaataattttagcgctagaccacctctgtaactctaagcagataacct encodes:
- the ZBTB45 gene encoding zinc finger and BTB domain-containing protein 45, which codes for MSGWKGEGACAVAAAREWEHAQSARPVRLQSPLSGSGGRGGHSQRLADGGGSTTRPNPGGERSGAKNAPTAAGSGNARARAHGRTANYFSSRMADAVHYIHLQNFSKSLLETLNAQRLGGHFCDVTVHIHDATLRAHRCVLAAGSPFFHDKLLLGYSEIEVPPVVPTQVVQQLVEFMYSGSLVVAQSEALQILTAASILQIKTVIDECTQIISQSRANKPVTIAGAMAPCGPQSRSSMNKIQEQPAKDADCSASLAIRDSGCSLPSSLRTNDMEIMSQMGTVSEAPKLLCASEVRYKLRDMLSSQQRQIPEVREIAVSEVEHVSDNDGMTTAYLTQAEAPQSCHSRKQRQPVRLQISDSVPVIIKDEEEEEEEEEDDGNGKEDLEEEKVTPVFTECSGGFTSCSETEKVRSPDDKVRNAGNGRKDSTTGQMEFPAEGQDFFSNQDVFSETFIPPWQNEENLSEGNRETAMDTADKFRSDCSLEGSSLRNLAVVASSDFKSSPPFNARVGESRGLPFVASVLNRDLKNSVSAAVATSSSSIFQFHLTHPNQNQPAVTQGFFSVQQEGAGNVVQMNSNIVPGNLQNDQTQRPGPSRNPEPSYVCSHCQKTFSSRKNYTKHMFIHSGEKPHQCSICWRSFSLRDYLLKHMVTHTGVRAFQCSICCKRFTQKSSLNVHMRTHRPERFQCCFCNKYFSHRTLLERHIATHTA